The following DNA comes from Henckelia pumila isolate YLH828 unplaced genomic scaffold, ASM3356847v2 CTG_461:::fragment_3, whole genome shotgun sequence.
AACGATTTGTGATTCCTGTATCATATTTGAACCGTCCTTTATTTCAAGATTTGCTATGCCAAGCTGAAGAAGAATACGGATTTTGCCATCCGTTGGGTGGCCTCACCATTCCTTGCAGTGAAAATTTGTTCGTTGATGTCACCTCTCGCTTGAGAAGAGCATGATGTACTATCGATTAAGTTTTAGTCTTTTAGATCGTAGAAACTTATGTATTAGTTTGCTAGTTTGAGG
Coding sequences within:
- the LOC140871391 gene encoding auxin-induced protein 15A-like, translated to MAIRQILKRSLSSEKRSNSTGSTDVPKGYCAVYVGESEYKQRFVIPVSYLNRPLFQDLLCQAEEEYGFCHPLGGLTIPCSENLFVDVTSRLRRA